A region of Streptomyces sp. NBC_01788 DNA encodes the following proteins:
- a CDS encoding GNAT family N-acetyltransferase, protein MLTQTTTTVLGPSDLDAVLAVLGSEPVANAFVASRVQVAGLDPWRLGGEMWGWYENGILTSLCYAGANLVPICATPRAVRAFADRARRAGRRCSSIVGPAEPTAQLWRLLEPGWGPAREIRAHQPLMATDRMPVGIAPDPYVRRIRKDEMETIMPACVAMFTEEVGVSPLAGDGGLLYQARVAELVGSGRSFARLDEYGKVMFKAEIGAATREACQIQGVWVAPEYRGRGLAGPGMAAVLRYALADVAPVVSLYVNDFNTAARRTYLKAGFREVGAFMSVLF, encoded by the coding sequence GTGTTGACCCAGACGACCACCACGGTCCTCGGACCGAGCGACCTCGACGCCGTGCTCGCGGTCCTCGGCAGCGAGCCGGTCGCGAACGCCTTCGTGGCGTCCCGGGTACAGGTCGCCGGACTCGACCCGTGGCGGCTCGGCGGCGAGATGTGGGGCTGGTACGAGAACGGCATATTGACGTCCCTGTGCTACGCGGGCGCCAACCTCGTCCCGATCTGCGCCACCCCCAGGGCCGTCCGAGCCTTCGCCGACCGCGCCCGCCGGGCCGGCCGCCGCTGCTCCTCCATCGTCGGACCGGCCGAACCCACCGCCCAGCTGTGGCGGCTCCTGGAACCCGGCTGGGGCCCCGCCCGCGAGATCCGCGCCCACCAGCCGCTCATGGCCACCGACCGCATGCCCGTCGGCATCGCCCCCGATCCCTACGTCCGCCGCATCCGCAAGGACGAGATGGAGACGATCATGCCGGCCTGCGTGGCGATGTTCACCGAGGAGGTCGGGGTCTCCCCGCTCGCCGGTGACGGAGGCCTGCTCTACCAGGCCAGGGTCGCCGAACTCGTCGGCTCAGGACGCTCCTTCGCCCGCCTCGACGAGTACGGCAAGGTGATGTTCAAGGCCGAGATCGGCGCCGCCACCCGCGAGGCGTGCCAGATCCAGGGCGTATGGGTGGCCCCCGAGTACCGCGGCCGCGGTCTGGCGGGCCCGGGCATGGCCGCGGTCCTGCGCTACGCGCTGGCCGACGTGGCCCCGGTGGTCAGCCTGTACGTGAACGACTTCAACACCGCGGCCCGGCGCACCTACCTGAAGGCGGGCTTCCGCGAGGTCGGCGCGTTCATGAGCGTGCTGTTCTGA
- the nusA gene encoding transcription termination factor NusA codes for MDIDMSALRGLVREKEISFDLLVEAIESALLIAYHRTEGSRRHARVELDRQTGHVTVWAKEDPQDLEEGQEPREFDDTPSGFGRIAATTAKQVILQRLRDAEDDATLGEYAGREGDIVTGVVQQGRDPKNVLVDIGKLEAILPVQEQVPGETYPHGMRLRSYVVRVAKGVRGPSVTLSRTHPNLVKKLFALEVPEIADGSVEIAAIAREAGHRTKIAVRSTRSGLNAKGACIGPMGGRVRNVMGELNGEKIDIVDWSDDPAEMVANALSPARVSKVDVVDLAARSARVTVPDYQLSLAIGKEGQNARLAARLTGWRIDIRPDTEQSSERAPE; via the coding sequence GTGGACATCGACATGAGTGCCCTGCGGGGCTTGGTACGAGAGAAGGAGATCTCCTTCGACCTGCTGGTCGAGGCGATCGAGTCGGCCCTCCTCATCGCCTACCACCGCACCGAGGGAAGCCGCCGCCACGCGCGCGTGGAGCTCGACCGGCAGACCGGGCATGTGACGGTGTGGGCGAAGGAGGACCCCCAGGACCTCGAGGAGGGCCAGGAGCCCCGCGAGTTCGACGACACCCCGTCCGGCTTCGGCCGTATCGCCGCCACCACCGCCAAGCAGGTCATCCTGCAGCGGCTGCGCGACGCCGAGGACGACGCGACGCTCGGCGAGTACGCCGGCCGCGAGGGCGACATCGTCACCGGGGTGGTCCAGCAGGGCCGCGACCCGAAGAACGTGCTGGTGGACATCGGCAAGCTGGAGGCCATCCTGCCGGTGCAGGAGCAGGTCCCGGGCGAGACCTACCCGCACGGCATGCGGCTGCGGTCGTACGTGGTCCGGGTCGCCAAGGGCGTCCGCGGCCCCTCGGTGACGCTGTCCCGTACGCACCCGAACCTGGTGAAGAAGCTCTTCGCCCTGGAGGTCCCGGAGATCGCCGACGGCTCCGTGGAGATCGCCGCGATCGCCCGTGAGGCCGGTCACCGCACCAAGATCGCCGTACGGTCCACCCGTTCGGGTCTGAATGCCAAGGGCGCCTGCATCGGCCCCATGGGCGGCCGGGTGCGCAACGTGATGGGCGAGCTGAACGGCGAGAAGATCGACATCGTCGACTGGTCGGACGACCCGGCCGAGATGGTGGCCAACGCGCTGTCGCCGGCCCGTGTCTCCAAGGTGGACGTCGTGGACCTGGCCGCCCGCTCGGCCCGCGTCACCGTGCCGGACTACCAGCTCTCGCTGGCGATCGGCAAGGAGGGCCAGAACGCCCGGCTGGCGGCCCGGCTCACCGGTTGGCGGATCGACATCCGCCCGGACACCGAGCAGTCGTCCGAGCGGGCACCCGAGTAG
- a CDS encoding ferritin-like domain-containing protein, giving the protein MSQVTDRRRREALQAALAAEHAAVYGYGVVGGRIGEGRQAEARSAYDAHRARRDALVREVRDLGGQPVAAAAAYALPFPVPDSAAAVRFAAELEERVAGVYSDLVRASGGERRREAAGALREAAVRAVRWRGESVAFPGLAERAGAAGTPTASTSPTP; this is encoded by the coding sequence GTGAGCCAGGTGACGGACCGGCGACGGCGCGAGGCCCTGCAGGCGGCGCTCGCCGCCGAGCACGCGGCCGTGTACGGGTACGGCGTCGTCGGAGGCCGGATCGGCGAGGGCCGGCAGGCCGAGGCGCGGTCGGCGTACGACGCCCATCGGGCGCGGCGGGACGCCCTGGTGCGCGAGGTGCGGGACCTGGGCGGGCAGCCGGTGGCCGCGGCGGCCGCCTACGCACTGCCGTTTCCGGTGCCGGACTCGGCGGCGGCGGTACGGTTCGCCGCCGAGCTGGAGGAACGCGTGGCCGGGGTGTACTCCGACCTGGTCCGGGCGAGCGGGGGCGAGCGGCGCCGGGAGGCCGCCGGGGCGCTGCGCGAGGCGGCGGTCCGGGCGGTGCGCTGGCGCGGGGAGAGCGTAGCCTTCCCTGGTCTCGCCGAACGGGCCGGCGCGGCGGGCACGCCCACGGCCTCGACGTCACCGACGCCGTAG
- the rimP gene encoding ribosome maturation factor RimP has product MSTTQSERLRELLEPLVTSQGLDLEEIAVDSVGRKRVLRVVVDSDTGADLDRIADVSRALSARLDETDAMGEGEYTLEVGTPGAERLLTEHRHYVRATGRLAKFQLADDGELVARILEVDDEGLDLEVPGVKGRRPTTRRLGFPDVVRARVQVEFNRKDQKEEEA; this is encoded by the coding sequence ATGAGCACCACCCAGAGCGAGAGGCTGCGGGAACTGCTGGAACCGCTCGTCACCTCCCAGGGCCTGGATCTCGAAGAGATCGCCGTGGACTCCGTAGGACGCAAGCGTGTGCTGCGCGTCGTCGTCGACTCCGACACCGGGGCCGACCTGGACCGGATCGCCGATGTGAGCCGTGCGCTCTCGGCGAGGCTGGACGAGACGGACGCGATGGGCGAGGGCGAGTACACCCTCGAGGTCGGCACCCCGGGCGCGGAGCGCCTCCTCACGGAACACCGGCACTACGTGCGCGCCACGGGCCGGCTGGCGAAGTTCCAGCTGGCCGACGACGGCGAGCTGGTGGCCAGGATCCTCGAGGTCGACGACGAAGGACTCGATCTCGAAGTGCCCGGAGTGAAGGGGCGCAGGCCCACGACCCGCAGGCTCGGCTTCCCGGACGTCGTCAGGGCGCGGGTGCAGGTCGAGTTCAACCGCAAGGACCAGAAGGAAGAGGAGGCGTAG
- a CDS encoding ABC transporter permease, with amino-acid sequence MADLVQDPTADAVTDPAAPPWWRGIRPGTWIAAVVFGFFFLQLAGVIGVPLVDSLGTRWFTSWLPEGWTTKWYGSAWREFQLGQVFWTTALVSVLVVVLSVVIGVPAAYALARRDFPGKKAVLLLFVLPILVPPLTYGIPLATVLYKFQLAGTLTGVVLANLVPSVPFVVLTMTPFIEQIDPRIEAAARMCGARTGSVLLRVLAPLLVPGILAASVLVLVRTVGMFELTFLTAGPDSQTLVVALYYAVFSAGIRTQQSIDAMAVMYTLSMLVLLVVALRFVNPTQLVTRVKDDRSA; translated from the coding sequence ATGGCCGACCTCGTCCAGGACCCCACGGCGGACGCCGTCACGGACCCGGCCGCGCCGCCCTGGTGGCGCGGGATCCGACCCGGCACCTGGATCGCCGCCGTCGTCTTCGGGTTCTTCTTCCTCCAGCTCGCCGGAGTCATCGGCGTCCCGCTCGTCGACTCCCTGGGCACCCGCTGGTTCACCAGCTGGCTGCCGGAGGGCTGGACGACGAAGTGGTACGGCTCCGCCTGGCGGGAGTTCCAGCTCGGCCAGGTCTTCTGGACGACGGCGCTGGTGTCCGTGCTCGTCGTCGTCCTGTCCGTGGTGATCGGGGTGCCGGCCGCCTACGCCCTGGCCCGGCGGGACTTCCCAGGCAAGAAGGCCGTGCTGCTGCTGTTCGTGCTGCCGATCCTGGTGCCGCCCCTCACCTACGGCATCCCGCTGGCCACCGTCCTGTACAAGTTCCAGCTCGCCGGGACGCTGACCGGGGTGGTACTGGCGAACCTCGTGCCGTCGGTGCCGTTCGTCGTCCTGACGATGACTCCCTTCATCGAGCAGATCGACCCCAGGATCGAGGCGGCCGCCCGGATGTGCGGGGCCCGGACCGGCTCCGTCCTGCTGCGCGTCCTCGCGCCGCTGCTGGTGCCCGGCATCCTCGCCGCCTCCGTACTGGTCCTGGTCCGCACGGTCGGCATGTTCGAACTCACCTTCCTCACCGCGGGCCCGGACAGCCAGACCCTCGTCGTGGCGCTCTACTACGCCGTGTTCTCGGCCGGTATCCGCACCCAGCAGTCCATCGACGCGATGGCCGTGATGTACACGCTGTCGATGCTCGTGCTGCTGGTCGTCGCACTGCGCTTCGTCAACCCCACCCAGTTGGTGACCCGTGTCAAGGACGACCGGTCCGCGTAG
- a CDS encoding aminoglycoside phosphotransferase family protein: MAFEPPRRLVRALGETAPDGDDWLEKLPGLARQAVELRELTVERVQMPGGRSSLVVLVRTADGTPAVLKLAPARARPASERAALAHWGGRGAVQLLEEAPAGRVPGEGVLLLERLHPEVSVRSLPEARALLEAAGTLRRLWVEPPAGHSFETVEERTGRQAEAMRAGAEADAEVAPLVEAALTARTGLLAAPPERRLLHGTFRQSKVLAGDRMPWLAVGPDPVVGEVAFDLARLVRDRVEDLIASPSGAATTRRRIKRLAESLEVDRDRLRGWTLFRAVESGARARRVGRPKDAELLLEFATWL; encoded by the coding sequence ATGGCTTTCGAACCGCCGCGGCGTCTGGTGCGGGCGCTGGGTGAGACCGCGCCGGACGGGGACGACTGGCTGGAGAAGCTGCCCGGACTGGCGCGGCAGGCCGTGGAACTGCGCGAACTGACCGTCGAGCGGGTGCAGATGCCCGGCGGACGCAGCAGCCTCGTCGTGCTGGTGCGGACGGCGGACGGGACGCCGGCCGTGCTGAAGCTGGCCCCTGCCCGGGCCCGTCCGGCGAGCGAGCGGGCCGCGCTCGCGCACTGGGGCGGGCGGGGCGCCGTGCAGCTGCTGGAGGAGGCTCCGGCCGGTCGGGTTCCGGGCGAGGGCGTGCTGCTGCTGGAGCGGCTGCACCCGGAGGTGTCGGTGCGGTCACTGCCGGAGGCGAGGGCGCTGCTGGAGGCGGCGGGCACGCTGCGGCGGCTGTGGGTCGAGCCGCCCGCGGGGCATTCCTTCGAGACGGTCGAGGAGCGGACCGGGCGGCAGGCCGAGGCGATGCGGGCGGGCGCGGAGGCCGACGCGGAGGTCGCGCCGCTGGTCGAGGCGGCGCTCACGGCCCGTACGGGACTGCTGGCCGCGCCGCCCGAACGGCGGTTGCTGCACGGCACGTTCCGGCAGAGCAAGGTGCTCGCCGGGGACCGGATGCCGTGGCTGGCCGTGGGCCCGGACCCGGTGGTCGGCGAGGTCGCCTTCGACCTGGCGCGGCTGGTCCGGGACCGGGTGGAGGACCTGATCGCCTCGCCGTCCGGCGCCGCCACCACCCGGCGCCGCATCAAGCGGCTGGCGGAGTCCCTGGAGGTCGACCGCGACCGCCTGCGCGGCTGGACCCTCTTCCGAGCCGTGGAATCCGGCGCCCGCGCCCGCCGTGTGGGCCGCCCGAAGGACGCGGAACTCCTCCTGGAATTCGCCACCTGGCTCTGA
- a CDS encoding proline--tRNA ligase produces MANAPVQRMSQLLAKTLRDDPADAEVLSHKLLVRAGYVRRTAAGIWTWLPLGKKVLANVERIVREEMDAIGAQEVLLPALLPREPYEATGRWDEYGAELFRLKDRKGGDYLLGPTHEEIFTLMVKDQATSYKDLPVILYQIQTKFRDEARPRAGILRGREFLMKDSYSFDLADEGLAESYALHRQAYQRIFDRLGLDYRICAATAGAMGGSKSEEFLAPAAAGEDTFADCPNCDFAANTEAIEYELVPVDGSAVPAAEEIPTPDTPTIETLAASLGVPASATLKNLLVKVDGEIVAVGVPGDREVDLGKVEAHFAPAAVELVTAEDFVGRPDLVRGYVGPQGLGKAKYIADPRVAPGTAWITGANKEHTHAKNVVAGRDFEVDEYVDVVVVQDGDPCPKCGTGLKLDRAIEIGHIFQLGRKYADALKLDVLGQNGKPVRVTMGSYGIGVSRAVAALAEQHADDKGLIWAKEVAPADVHVVAAGKALQTEVALEVSQKLAAAGVRVLVDDRAGVSPGVKFTDSELIGVPQILVVGRRAAEGVVELKDRRTGEREELSIEEALTRLTA; encoded by the coding sequence ATGGCCAACGCACCGGTCCAGCGCATGTCCCAGTTGTTGGCGAAGACGCTGCGCGACGACCCGGCGGACGCCGAGGTCCTGAGCCACAAGCTGCTGGTCCGCGCGGGTTACGTACGGCGCACCGCCGCCGGGATCTGGACCTGGCTGCCGCTCGGCAAGAAGGTCCTCGCCAACGTGGAGCGGATCGTCCGCGAGGAGATGGACGCCATCGGCGCCCAGGAGGTGCTGCTGCCCGCGCTGCTGCCCCGCGAGCCGTACGAGGCCACCGGCCGCTGGGACGAGTACGGCGCCGAGCTGTTCCGCCTGAAGGACCGCAAGGGCGGCGACTACCTCCTCGGTCCGACCCACGAGGAGATCTTCACGCTGATGGTGAAGGACCAGGCGACCTCCTACAAGGACCTGCCGGTCATCCTCTACCAGATCCAGACCAAGTTCCGCGACGAGGCCCGGCCCCGCGCGGGCATCCTGCGCGGGCGTGAGTTCCTGATGAAGGACTCCTACTCCTTCGACCTCGCCGACGAGGGCCTCGCCGAGTCCTACGCCCTGCACCGTCAGGCCTACCAGCGGATCTTCGACCGCCTCGGCCTGGACTACCGGATCTGCGCCGCGACCGCAGGCGCGATGGGCGGCTCCAAGTCCGAGGAGTTCCTCGCCCCGGCCGCCGCGGGCGAGGACACCTTCGCCGACTGCCCGAACTGCGACTTCGCCGCCAACACCGAGGCGATCGAGTACGAGCTGGTGCCGGTGGACGGCTCCGCCGTGCCCGCGGCCGAGGAGATCCCCACCCCGGACACCCCGACCATCGAGACCCTCGCCGCCTCCCTCGGCGTGCCGGCCTCCGCCACGCTGAAGAACCTGCTCGTCAAGGTCGACGGGGAGATCGTCGCCGTCGGCGTCCCCGGCGACCGCGAGGTGGACCTGGGCAAGGTCGAGGCGCACTTCGCCCCGGCCGCCGTCGAACTGGTCACCGCCGAGGACTTCGTGGGCCGGCCCGACCTGGTCCGCGGCTACGTCGGTCCCCAGGGCCTGGGCAAGGCGAAGTACATCGCCGACCCGCGCGTGGCGCCCGGAACGGCCTGGATCACCGGCGCCAACAAGGAGCACACGCACGCGAAGAACGTGGTCGCCGGCCGTGACTTCGAGGTCGACGAGTACGTCGACGTCGTGGTCGTGCAGGACGGCGACCCCTGCCCGAAGTGCGGCACCGGCCTCAAGCTGGACCGGGCCATCGAGATCGGCCACATCTTCCAGCTCGGCCGCAAGTACGCCGACGCCCTCAAGCTCGACGTCCTCGGCCAGAACGGCAAGCCGGTCCGCGTCACCATGGGCTCCTACGGCATCGGCGTGTCCCGCGCGGTCGCGGCCCTCGCCGAGCAGCACGCCGACGACAAGGGCCTGATCTGGGCCAAGGAGGTCGCCCCGGCCGACGTGCACGTGGTCGCCGCCGGCAAGGCCCTGCAGACCGAGGTCGCTCTGGAGGTCTCCCAGAAGCTCGCCGCGGCGGGCGTCCGTGTCCTGGTCGACGACCGGGCCGGTGTCTCCCCGGGCGTGAAGTTCACCGACTCCGAGCTCATCGGCGTCCCGCAGATCCTGGTCGTCGGCCGCCGCGCGGCCGAGGGCGTCGTCGAACTGAAGGACCGCCGCACCGGCGAGCGCGAGGAGCTTTCGATCGAGGAAGCCCTCACCCGCCTCACGGCGTAG
- a CDS encoding GNAT family N-acetyltransferase, producing MAHFPDHGHRRCDDVVIGPLDLPAHVDEALSVQAVAFGLGADEVAVRRQIVLRHMTCRGARALGATAADGRLVGFVYGMPNDRTHWWSTVVQPYLRARGHDDWLDDSFVITELHVHPSHQNRGIGRALITTITDSASEPRSILSAIDTDSPARGLYHSLGYEDLARQVLFPSAPKPYAVMGAPLPLRRRPDPAPGRL from the coding sequence ATGGCGCACTTCCCCGATCACGGACACCGCCGCTGCGACGACGTCGTGATCGGCCCCCTCGACCTGCCGGCCCATGTCGACGAGGCGCTCTCCGTGCAGGCCGTCGCCTTCGGCCTCGGCGCCGACGAGGTGGCCGTACGCCGGCAGATCGTGCTGCGCCACATGACCTGCCGGGGGGCCCGCGCCCTCGGCGCCACCGCGGCCGACGGCCGGCTCGTCGGATTCGTCTACGGCATGCCCAACGACCGCACCCACTGGTGGTCCACCGTCGTCCAGCCCTATCTGCGCGCCCGCGGCCACGACGACTGGCTCGACGACTCCTTCGTGATCACCGAACTGCACGTCCACCCGAGCCACCAGAACCGCGGCATCGGACGGGCCCTGATCACGACCATCACCGACAGCGCGAGCGAGCCCCGCTCGATCCTCTCCGCGATCGACACCGACAGCCCGGCCCGCGGCCTCTACCACTCCCTGGGCTACGAGGACCTCGCCCGCCAGGTGCTCTTCCCCAGCGCGCCGAAACCGTACGCCGTGATGGGCGCCCCGCTGCCGCTGCGCCGCCGTCCGGACCCGGCGCCGGGTCGGCTTTAA
- a CDS encoding ABC transporter permease, translating into MSATDTRVAPQPAPPEPPAARPALRHRLAERGIDRLLLLAVPGVLFLAVLFCYPFFYGLGLSFQPAQGGGPFANYRLFFSDPYLRETLWITLGLAVPAALINCLAAVPVAFRTRGVFRGRRLITTLLVMPITLGTVLTAQGLLGYLGPNGWFNKALLGLGIVDEPLALVHNYWGVLASLIITGFPFSYLLTLSYLTGIDPSLEQAAATLGADWRKRLRYVLLPLLAPGLAITFCLSFVLAFAVFPSAQLVGDPRKSTHVISIEAYQAAFQKFDYSLGSAIAMIMAAVMLAVVVLVLAWRSLLYRGATGGKG; encoded by the coding sequence ATGAGCGCCACCGACACCCGCGTGGCGCCGCAGCCCGCGCCACCGGAACCCCCGGCCGCCCGGCCCGCGCTGCGTCACCGCCTGGCCGAGCGCGGGATCGACCGGCTTCTGCTCCTCGCGGTCCCGGGCGTGCTCTTCCTCGCCGTGCTGTTCTGCTACCCGTTCTTCTACGGTCTCGGACTGTCCTTCCAACCCGCCCAGGGCGGAGGGCCGTTCGCCAACTACCGGCTCTTCTTCAGCGATCCGTACCTGCGCGAGACCCTGTGGATCACGCTCGGGCTGGCCGTGCCCGCCGCGCTGATCAACTGCCTTGCCGCCGTACCGGTCGCGTTCCGCACCCGCGGGGTGTTCCGCGGCCGGCGGCTGATCACCACGCTGCTGGTCATGCCGATCACCCTCGGGACGGTCCTCACCGCGCAGGGCCTGCTCGGCTACCTCGGCCCCAACGGCTGGTTCAACAAGGCCCTGCTGGGGCTCGGCATCGTCGACGAGCCGCTCGCCCTCGTGCACAACTACTGGGGTGTGCTGGCCTCGTTGATCATCACCGGCTTCCCCTTCTCCTACCTGCTGACGCTGTCGTACCTGACCGGTATCGACCCCAGCCTGGAGCAGGCCGCGGCGACGCTCGGCGCGGACTGGCGCAAACGGCTGCGGTACGTGCTCCTGCCGCTGCTCGCGCCGGGTCTGGCCATCACCTTCTGCCTGTCGTTCGTCCTGGCGTTCGCGGTGTTCCCGTCCGCCCAACTGGTCGGTGACCCGCGCAAGTCCACGCACGTCATCTCGATCGAGGCGTACCAGGCGGCGTTCCAGAAATTCGACTACTCCCTCGGTTCCGCCATCGCCATGATCATGGCCGCGGTGATGCTCGCGGTCGTCGTCCTGGTGCTCGCCTGGCGGTCGCTGCTGTACCGAGGGGCGACGGGAGGCAAGGGCTGA
- a CDS encoding YlxR family protein: MSGRTRARACPERTCVGCRERAAKIELLRTVVVEGECVPDPRGTLPGRGAYVHPAPVCLDQAVRRRAFPRALRVPGPLDVMALRRYVEQAQGCC, encoded by the coding sequence GTGTCTGGCCGGACGCGTGCCCGCGCATGCCCTGAGCGTACCTGTGTGGGATGCCGGGAGCGAGCGGCCAAGATCGAACTGTTGCGGACCGTGGTGGTCGAGGGTGAATGCGTCCCCGATCCTCGCGGTACGCTGCCCGGCCGGGGTGCGTATGTACACCCCGCCCCGGTCTGTCTCGACCAGGCGGTGCGCCGCCGGGCGTTTCCCCGGGCGCTCCGCGTCCCGGGACCGCTCGACGTAATGGCGTTGCGCCGGTACGTCGAGCAGGCACAAGGTTGCTGCTGA